One region of Wyeomyia smithii strain HCP4-BCI-WySm-NY-G18 chromosome 3, ASM2978416v1, whole genome shotgun sequence genomic DNA includes:
- the LOC129726686 gene encoding phosphoenolpyruvate carboxykinase [GTP]-like → MPQVIEAYTPFPTTIGCTPKLKTVPKAVNAIRGVPLVNGELVQLSPKIRAFLEESVALCKPERIHVVDGGEKESTTLLKVLQAQGTIQPLPKYDNCWLARTNPADVARVESKTFICTEKQEQAIPTPKAGVNGTLGNWISPEDYETAIRLRFPGCMTGRTMYVVPFSMGPIASPLSKFGIEITDSAYVVCSMRIMTRMGLEVLEKLADNSDFIKCLHSVGTPANGKICMPSWPCDPERTIILHKPACNEIVSYGSGYGGNSLLGKKCFALRIGSTIAQREGWLAEHMLILGITDPNGVKKYIAAAFPSACGKTNLAMMNPTLPGYKMECVGDDIAWMKFDSKGQLRAINPENGFFGVAPGTSMETNPNAMQTVYKDTIFTNVAATSDGGVFWEGMENELAPGVEITDWLGQPWNMGESKTPAAHPNSRFCAPAGQCPIIDPAWEDNEGVPISAILFGGRRPQGVPLVYEANSWTHGVFVGSAMRSETTAAAEHKGKMIMNDPFAMRPFFGYNFGNYLKHWLSMEQRAAKLGGQVPKIFHVNWFRKDADGKFLWPGFGENSRVMEWILQRIDDHECYRKTPIGRVPLVGALNLHGLNGSVKEKELFSIPKQFWLKEVEEIKQYYDNQLPQDLPQEIAKELQELKTRVEQM, encoded by the exons ATGCCGCAGGTTATTGAAGCGTACACACC ATTCCCGACCACAATCGGATGTACTCCGAAGCTGAAGACGGTCCCGAAGGCGGTTAATGCCATCCGGGGAGTCCCGCTAGTAAATGGGGAGCTCGTGCAGCTGTCACCCAAGATTCGGGCTTTTTTGGAGGAATCGGTTGCGCTGTGTAAGCCCGAGCGAATCCACGTCGTTGATGGAGGTGAAAAGGAGAGCACCACACTGTTGAAGGTTCTGCAGGCTCAGGGAACGATTCAACCACTGCCAAAGTACGACAACTGCTGGTTAGCTCGTACCAATCCGGCCGACGTGGCCCGAGTAGAGTCCAAAACTTTTATCTGTACCGAGAAACAGGAGCAGGCAATCCCCACTCCGAAAGCTGGCGTCAATGGAACCCTCGGTAATTGGATTTCTCCGGAGGACTATGAAACGGCCATTCGGTTGCGGTTTCCCGGTTGCATGACGGGTCGTACCATGTACGTGGTCCCATTTTCGATGGGTCCGATTGCTTCGCCACTGTCCAAGTTCGGTATCGAAATCACCGACTCGGCATACGTCGTTTGCTCTATGCGTATTATGACTCGTATGGGTTTGGAGGTGCTTGAGAAGCTGGCCGATAATTCG gACTTCATAAAATGTCTTCACTCGGTGGGAACTCCGGCCAACGGAAAAATCTGTATGCCTTCGTGGCCCTGTGACCCGGAGCGTACAATCATTCTACACAAACCAGCGTGCAACGAAATTGTTTCGTACGGATCGGGTTACGGCGGAAATTCGCTGCTCGGCAAAAAGTGCTTCGCACTGCGGATTGGAAGCACCATCGCACAGCGTGAAGGTTGGTTGGCTGAGCATATGCTGATTCTTGGCATTACCGATCCTAATGGGGTTAAAAAGTACATTGCTGCCGCTTTCCCGTCGGCTTGTGGTAAAACCAATCTCGCCATGATGAACCCCACGCTGCCGGGTTACAAAATGGAGTGCGTTGGGGATGACATCGCTTGGATGAAGTTCGACTCAAAGGGTCAGCTGCGTGCCATTAATCCGGAAAATGGTTTCTTCGGAGTCGCTCCCGGAACTTCGATGGAAACCAATCCGAACGCCATGCAAACAGTATATAAGGACACAATCTTCACTAATGTGGCCGCCACCTCGGATGGAGGAGTTTTCTGGGAAGGAATGGAGAACGAATTGGCTCCCGGAGTGGAAATCACCGATTGGCTGGGTCAACCGTGGAATATGGGCGAATCCAAAACCCCTGCGGCTCATCCAAACTCCCGGTTTTGCGCTCCAGCTGGCCAATGCCCCATCATTGATCCAGCTTGGGAAGACAACGAAGGAGTACCAATCTCGGCTATCCTATTCGGGGGACGTCGCCCCCAGGGAGTTCCACTTGTCTATGAAGCAAATTCGTGGACTCATGGTGTCTTCGTTGGATCGGCCATGCGTAGCGAAACAACAGCTGCTGCAGAACACAAAGGTAAAATGATTATGAATGATCCGTTCGCTATGCGTCCGTTCTTCGGTTACAACTTCGGAAACTACTTGAAACACTGGCTCAGTATGGAGCAGCGTGCCGCCAAACTGGGAGGTCAGGTTCCGAAAATCTTCCACGTCAACTGGTTCCGCAAGGATGCCGACGGAAAGTTCCTTTGGCCAGGTTTTGGCGAAAATAGTCGCGTAATGGAATGGATTCTGCAACGTATTGATGACCACGAATGCTATCGGAAAACACCGATCGGTCGAGTGCCCTTGGTTGGAGCTTTAAATTTACACGGTTTGAACGGTTCAGTCAAAGAAAAAGAACTATTTTCGATACCCAAACAGTTTTGGCTGAAGGAGGTCGAGGAGATTAAGCAGTACTATGACAACCAGCTGCCGCAAGATTTGCCGCAGGAAATAGCCAAAGAGCTACAGGAGCTCAAAACACGCGTTGAGCAAATGTAG